AGGCAGTATCCACCCCCACCAGCCCATCCAACGGGTCGTGTTCTGGGCTGAGATTGGTGCTtctcctgggacagtgggatggAGTCTCTGGGAGGTCCCTGTGCAGGAAGGGATTCAGTCCTGTCAAAATGACCCCCAAATTCTCAAGGAAAATCCACTGGAGGGCAGAGGTGTCCAGAGACAGCTTGTCCACCATGAGCTCTGGGCTccagggggtgacagtgccgCTAAAGCTGAGGGGGCCGTGCCGCAGGTGAGGAGGGCACCCCTTGGCACACGTGTTCCTGCCAGCAGTGCCAACTCGGCCAGGAGGGAGGCAGGTATTTATCCTTCCACCATGCCCCTCCTACTGGAGGTGTCTCAGGGGAAACCCGGAGCCAGGTAAACGGAGCACAGGTTTGGGATGTGCTATGGAGCTCCTGCCACCTACCCCCTACCACCAGCCAGCTCAGGGCAagggaggagcagctgtgcccctgcaccTACATTATACACCAAACATACCAAAGAAGTAACATCACAACAATCTCTGTTCACAAGGTGGGACAAAGCCAGCCCTGGGGAAAGCAGGAGCCATCTCACCAGCTTTAAGGGCGAGAAGTGCACGCCACGCCACGGCTGGACCTGGCCTGAAGAGCGCACGAACAGCACGATCCACCCCACCAAGCCCACCACAGACAGCCTCACGCCACAAACATCAGCGGCCAGCTCATCGCCTCGTTAAGGTACAGCGAGAAAGCGCTTCCAAAAGGCATCAGCCTTTCTGAAAAGGCAGCTAAGGAAAGGCTGGTTCGTCCGAATATGCACGGGTTAGCCAAAGGGAGAGAACTGCTCTGGGCTGCCCCAGGGCGGCAGCCTGGAGGCAAACCTTGCCCGTGCGTCTCTATACAAAAGTTACAAAATCAACTGGTGACATTATATTACATCTATTGTCCGTAATATCACAGTGCTAGTTTTAAATggctaaaaaaagaaagtttttagATTTAAGACATCCCTCCTGTAGAAACGCAACCCCTTTGTCCTGAAAGCAGCCTTTCTTGAAAAAGGTAAAACCAAAGAAATGCACTAATTAAAATTAGGAGCATCTTTTCCTTGACAGCCTTATATTTCCCAACACATCCCATTGTTTCCCAAGGGGAAATGAAACAAATAATATGAATCCCAGcctgaaaatcaaaatgttAGAAGAACAGTTCTAAAGCCCAGATGCTTCTTACTAGGTACTAACTAAATAAAACCCTTGCAGATTTAAATACAGATTACTTTGACATGTCTTCAGAGTGTGTTAGCTTTCCAACAACATTCACAATGAAGTTTCACTTCTGAGGCCATGGAGTTCCTACTCATTCTCTTCAGTTCTGCTTTCCAGAGTATCTGTACTGTCTTCCACTTCTTGAGCTGGGTGTGCTAAAGTATCTGCAAAGAAACAGCTCATCAGCACTTATTTCCGCATATAGGTGCAGCCTTTGTTTGATTACCTGCTCTACCTGGCAGTTAATCTGTTAGGGTGATCAGACCTGATACAAGAAATCTTCTCTGCTTGCAAACCAGTAGTTAAACCTGGAGTAAGGAATTCTGAGTGGATCACAGTCTGACTTTACAGGGAACCTGAGACTTCAGCTAAGATATTAGTGAGATGAGGTGACCCCTATGTACAGCCACTGTCATGGGAAGGCTACCCAGTCTCAGAAATCTGCTTAAGCTGTCAGGCCTGAAGACATAATGAGTCTAAATCAAGGTACAAAACCAAGAGAGAAACCACAATATATAACCTGGAAGTCAGGAAATAGATTTGCCTCATATTTACGCTTGAATGATCAAACCCTGTGGTTGTCACCACCCAGAAATGCCAACTGGAATAGCAGGTGATTTTACACTTCAAGACCTTTTGTCATCGACCCTttgaagggaagggaaggtgcaTCTTGCACCCTGTCCTGGCTACTGTGTCTGGGCGTCTGGGTGGCAAATGCTGGTGCACTGAAATGGAAATCAGGTCATTCTAGAAGAGAAAAGGACAGCActaagatggaaaaaaaaaggaaataaatagaCCAGTTTCTCATCGGAGCACTTCCTGTGCACGCTACACTTAGACAAGGTCTTACTTTACCTGTATTTACCCCACAGTGACACTATTTAGTCAGGGGTATGTATTTGTGAGTTCCTGCTGCACTGACACACTCCTGGGACACCAGGATGCTTTGAAAACGTGCAGCTGTCAAACACTTCACTTCTAGGCTAGGAGACAGGGAAGATACATGCTACTGACCAGGATCACTGCTCCCCAGAGTGACCTGCTAACGTGCAGTGCACCGCCTGCCTGTTGGCCATGTGAGTGGCTGATGCAGATGAAAACACCACTGCTCAAAAGCTACAACAAAATTTTCAGACCACAGGACTCCTCCAGTGCAGATGTTTTCCGGGCACCTTCAAGTGTTTGTCTCATTGTTAACTTCAGTGACAGCACTGtctgaaacagcttttttccTATGGGGAACAAGGATGAAAATTACTCATTCAGACCTTCCAGatccatctgctgctgctgttgctggacACAGActctttggtcaccatgaagacCTTTGTCCTCCGCTGACTTGAGGTCTTCAGGAGGCCAGCGCAGCTCCCCGCTCTCCACCTCCCCGGACTCGGTGGGTTCCACCACGATTGAAGGCAGTCTTTTGGACAGCTTGGGGTACTTCTCACGTGAGTCTGGGAAGGCCTGGGGAGACATTTGGGGAATTACATCAAAGCTTTGTGCATAGATGTCTATTCAGAGCAAGAAGAGTATGTCCTTTCTACATTTAACATGCACTCACATATCCATTAAAAAGTCCTCTTCCAACTGGTGCAGATCAACAGCCCTGCACAGGGAGGATTTCAAAGCCAGCTGAATCCAGCTCCTTGCTGACCAAGCGTGGTGCAGAGAGGCTGTAGGTCTCAGCACACTCTCCCCTGCACGTGCTGTCCCTTCCTGAGCAAAGAACCCACTTTGCTTGCTGGTGTGTTGAGGAGATGATTGCCCTAACTCGTGTGATGCGACATGAGCAGTGAAAATGGAGACTAGGAAGACAAAATTTGTTGTGCTGCCAAACACTCGTGTTTCAGTTCTGGTGGGGTTTTGGGACACCTAAGTCATTGCTGTAAGGCTAAGCTAAATGGATGCTGCAGCCCTCTGGCTGCTGTCCTTTTGCTCTGATATGATATTCACGTTTTCTTGCAGTGATAGTTTTATTAAGAAGCCATCATTGTGCAGAGCTATTTTGCGCAATGTGAAACACTATTTTATGATGCATTCATGCAAAACAGGTAGCCCCAGAGAACATCTTTACACAGAGGACCGTGTCAgctatttattttgatttatcaCATTGAAGCTGCAGATCAAACACTACACAGTGGTTAGAGCTTGAAGCTGAGCTAGGGCTTTTTAGTGAAGGATATTGTAACACGTAAAAGTGCTTTCCTGTTTTCAACATAGCTGGATCACTTAAATCTCTCAGGGTACTTTGTTTTCaatagttggttttttttttttttctggtggattgttttgggggttttttttaaggaaaaatcattcctgctcctccaggaCATTACTGTAAGAAACTCTGTTGTTGCTTCACTGAAACCTTTTCTCCTGGATCTTCCATAGACCTGCACTAACAAGCTACAAATCTCTCCATGCTAGCCaagtgttatttttatttcatttcattgcATTTAATTTCTAACAATAAAATCAAGGTACATGTGAAGGGACTGAACCAGGACTTGAGAGCAAGAATGATCCCAGTTTAACTTCAGAGACTGCCACAGATTTGCTGTGGGCTGGTGGGAACCTCCCCACGCATCTGCAACATGTTCACCACTGAACCAGGGTCTCTGCTTGATCAAGCCCTGCTGGTTGTGTGAGCCAgtctcagcacagctcctgctgtgagCACAGGCAGAAATACAGGGCATTGACAGGGGACTGGGGGTGTCATAACCCACTGGAAGTGTTTGTTCCATGGCTTTTGCAACCTTCCTCTATCTCAGCAGCTGTACCCCCTAAAAGCAGAGGGTTTAGTCGTCCCACTTGGCATCAGAGCTGGCATGGAAAGGCAAGACCTTGGGAAAGGCTGTACATCTAGGAAGCAGCAGGCACATTTTTAACATTGCTGTGCTGCCCATATCTGACTTCTGCAAATGGGGAAGGACAGTGAGCCTCATCCTCACACCCTTGCCCGCCATGGTAGTGTCACAGGGATTCAATACTTCTTGCAAATCTATACAAAGGTGAGAAATGTTGCATATTATTGTTATGAGAcacaattaggaaaaaaattcttttgtgAGAAACTGCCTTCAGTACAATTAGACCAAGTGAATCACTGAAGACTAACACTTCTGACGCCACCCTGAGCTGCACCCACAGGTTTTAACTCATCTTGACCAAGCAATGCTGCTTATGCTGCCTATCAGAAAAGAGCTGCCCAGCTTCCCATTACACAGACTTCTCCTGAACTGTTCATAATTTGGAAAGACATTTCCATGGCAGCTGTCTTGACTGGAAACCAAATATGAGACAAGGTCTCCTTGGGCAGGACAGGTCCACACACCCGCTGAGCAGCAGTTCCCTCCTCTGCAGACCCACAGTggagcccagctccctcagccttaCGGCTCAGCTGGCAGAAAATAGCCATAAAATTGTGGGCAAATTGCTGCATTTTCTCCCATGGCTGCACAGGCAGGTGACAGTGACCTCTTCTCCAGTTATTGTGCAGCCTGCTGGGGTGGCAGAGGGCTGCATGACAGCCACCCATCCCCAAGGCTGCTGGCAACCCCTGGATGGGCGATGCAATACaacaaaaattctgcttttacaTCTGCTTTCTGAAGCCTGAGGAAATGACATGGATATCTAAAAATGGACTGAGAAATGATTATTACAGCTGCAAGAAAATTTAGGAAAGGCACCTGTGTGGCCTCAGCTGTGGCTATTTTTGTTTGTGTCATTCTCATATGGTCTTTTCTCACATCAaccacataatttttttttccaccagagCCCAGTATTTACCATGTCCCTCCAGGAATGAGTCAGGACTGGCAGGAAGCAGAGCTGCCTGTTGGGCCTtgctgtgtttttctgcagaagCTGGAGCGTGTGATGAGTGGGCAGGAGACTGCAGGAAGAGAAGGACCGGTCTCCTGGACAGAGTGCTTGGAAGTTGCTGGAAGGAACTTAGTTTTCCCACTGAGTCACTGAGTTTGTGCTACATGTGCTAAAATGTGGATGGTAACACCTTCTCCTAGAGGGGAAAGGTAAAGGAGCTGGGGGAAAACTGTGGGGCATATGATCAGAGACACCATAGAACAGCCCTGCATACACAGGTGAAGTCAGGGGGGCAGAGTTTGGGCAGCATACACTAATACAACACTGAAAACCTGGACTTggtgaagaagaggaaaaaatattgaaaacatGCTCCTTGAGTGAACAGCATCCATCCTGTGCAGCCTCTGAGGCACAGGAATGCCCGTGTGCTCTTTAAATGCACAAAGCCTTTCACTACCCGAACAAGTGATCCAAAAAGAATTTGCAAATTTCTGTTCTGACTTCCCCGGCTTCCAAATGCTAGATTTTCACCTGAACAGGCTGCTCCTAGAGTAGCTCTCTGAGTCTGCTTCCAACGTTCTACGTGCTGAGAGGCAGCTCAGGTCCACCAGGACACATTATGTGATTTGTCCCTGGTGGTGACACAGAGTCATGAGCACAGCCAGAGCACAAACTGTGATGTGGGGGCTGCCACAAGGGGGGCTTAGGACATCGTGATCCCTCCTGCTGCAATGAGCAGTACGGGTGGGTGTTTGAGGGGGTGTGTGGAACTGCCTGGGGAGAGAAAATGCTCCTGCACCTGCCAGCAAATGGCCCTGACCAGTGGTGCTGCTATGATGCCACAGCCATTTCTGTGAATTAGCCAATCATTTCAAATGGTCTCTGATCTAAAAAGGGAGCTCCCTCTGAGCCTAAGGAAACTCAGTTCATTTCAAGGGTGGCTATATAAAAGcttggctggatgcctccaCTGCACAGTAGCTGCTCAGATCTGAACTCTTGGTGACAAACAGCCTCTgtgcctgcatccctgcaggATCTGGGCATTGCTGTCACTGTGCCCTGCAGACCTGGCACCCCACTAAACACTTCAGCCAAACTCTTAACTTTTAATAATAGAACCTAAGTAGAATCAAACACATGTTTCAGGGCTTgttcttctggcagcagtgctCTGCAATTCAACACCTACCCTAAGGACAGCTATTGGCTGCATTAAATCACTTTTGACGAACAACTCAGGACACTTCTCAGTTCTGCTGAAGTTACCTGGCTTGAGGggcctccttcctcctcaggagTCTGGCTGAGCACGAATTCCTCCATCACCGGCTCTCGGGTGTTCATCACCTCTGTCATGCTGTGAATATTAAAAGAGAATGGGACACCTCAGCTCTGAGTTTTGGCCCCACAGCTAATTTAACAGAAAGTATTGGCTTTTCATATTGGTTAAAATAATTGTGTTACACTGTCCTGCCTGAATAGTCCAAAAAATATTTCCGTGGCCTCCAAGCTAACTGTTAATGCTGCATGCTGTGATGCTGAACAGGGCATCAACCCCAGCTGCCCCTGGAACAGCAGAGAGGACCCCCACAGAGTCCCAGAGGCATCAGTTGGAAACTGGACTCCTCCAGTGTTATCATCAATCAGTTTATTACTGATATATGAGCTCAGAAATTGCATCTGTTTACCAAAAAAGTTACTGGTAGAAATATCAGCCTTgaattgaattatttttctgattctTTGTAATGTCTTCAATATTTGCTCTTCCAGATGTCTCTTCCATTTAGTCATGAGCCAGCACTTCTTTTTAAGCTGTTAATTCCAGACACACCAGCTGTATTGGTGTCTAAGAACCAGATTTTCAGCAGTCTACTTGCCTGAGTGTTTGGAGAGGTGTTGAGTGGGACTTCCAAATGCATCATCTCATTTAAATCAGGGACTTAGGAACCTATGGTGCTTATGTGCCCATTGAGCATCACCCTGTTCCACTTGGCACCGCAGGCCCCGCAGCGCTGGCCGCGGAGCTGGCCCGGTTCTGGGGCATGGCAGCATTCCAGAGCAGAGACAGAGCCAGCGCAGCCCTCGCTGCAGTGCCGGGCTGCTGCACGGCTCCGTGGCGTTGGGATTTTCCTCACATTTGCCATTTATAAATACAGCGTTCCACGGAAAAATCTGAGGATGCCTGAAATCTCCAGAATGCATATTAGGCATGTAGGAGCAAACAGAGCCACTCTGAGCTGAAGGGGCCATGTTCATTTTAAATGTTAATTCATCAGCCCTGGAGAGATGTTGGCATGGGGCTTTCGCTCTCTCTCTTAAGCTGGCATTCATCAGGTAGTGCAGTTAGTGGCTGCTGGAGCCTCCTGCAGCATGCAGAATGTAGGCACCATCCATCAGGCTGCCCTGCCACCTGCCACAGCAAACACTCCTTTAGGCACAACTAAATGCTACCATTAATTCTGGTCCTGCTGCACACACAAAAGCCTTCTTTGTAACGGCTGAGAAATGCCAACTAAAAGATCTTAAGGATAACTTGCTTCGGGCTTACATTACCAATTACCGGACAGAACTAAATTTTACAATATCTGCAATTACTACGAAACCCTTCACAATGACTTAATTAGCTGTAGCACAGAGCAGCATGATAGTGCAGAGACTTTCACTCTCACTGCATCACTTTTAAGAAAAAGCATGGCAGAACCATGGGACACTTGAGCTCAGCTGTGGACCAGGACCCAAGCCTGTAGACATTCATCAGCACAGGGAAAAGCCCTGAAGGGTCAGACAGGGACCCAACCAACACTGAATTAATTCACACACTTCCTGGTACATGTACAGAGCAGGAAAGCAGAACTGGGCTCTGAAACCCAGCAAAAGGCTGAACCAAACCCCTGATCTGAGCACCCTGCAGCTTACACAGCCTGAATCCTCCCAGAGCCATGGCACAGTAGAAGAGGGACAGATTCTGCCTGTTAGGAAGACGGTTTTGAGCTCCCAGCCCTTGCTTGGACCTGTACCAGTCCCCAGGGACAGCACAAACCACCCAATCAGTAAAATGCATAGGTTTTCTGGACATATGCTTTTATTCCTGCAGCATCCAGCAGGCCATACCACTGGGCACCTATGGACAACAGCACTGAGGGAGCAGCGACCTGGAAATGGGAGACCCCTCCCAGCAGTGCTGACTgtgggccctgctctgccagctgttCTGGCCACCTTAGAGAGCACTCCAAAAACAGAGAGGTGCCCTAGGACCAAAAGGAAAGTAGCACTCCCTCTGGTATCTCCTCCCTCTGATCACCCCCGGGACTCACTCCattcctgccttttttcccccctctggcTCTAGTCTCTTCCTTGTTCCCAGAGGGACATTTTcacccctcctgctgcccctctggGAATGACACACTAGGCAATAGCAGGACCATGCTCTCCCAGCCCAACTCTTTGGGAAGAGCTGTTTTGCAGGGTTTTCACACCCTGTGTTAGCCAGACCCAGCTGTGagcctggaggagcactgggccCACCACTCTGAGCATGTCCAAGATGAACATCTTTCTCTTGGCATCCTTTCTGGGGCTTGGCACCCTAAGCCCAGCTGTCCTGGAttgcagggaaaaggaaatgagaaagtGTGTGTCTAGATGGAAATAATCTTGGAGGCTTTGTGTGGGGTCAGTATTTATGAAGTCTTAGTCTTGGTAACCACAGAAAAGCCATGCCCCACTGCTGTGTGTCCTGAGGGTTGGTCCCTGCTAGCCAGCAGCAGACTCCTGCAGTCACTCATAGCTGGCTGGTTTATTTTAGCAGCCATTCAATACATTgcaaatgtttaaatatttctctgtccTCATTCCATGGGAAATTAGAGATATACATCCACACATGCACTGTCAAATGTGTCATATGAGCTCAAAGATGTTAGGACCTCACGGAATTCTATTATTGAGCAATAATGGGCTTCGTGCTTCCCTAAGACCACATTATACCCTGCAGATTATTTGTAAATGACAAAGACAAATGATTCGGGCTAGAAAAATGGTGACAGTCCTGCCAGTGTTACAGCAGATGCCTCAGTGAATCAGCTCCCAAGCTGTTGAAGCCCAGGCCATTTCAGAAAATCTGTGCAACTTAAGGCTTTGATTGAATAGGACAGCAGAAGTGATTGTACTTGATGTGTTTCAGAATAGAACATAGGGCCATGCAATTGGCAAAATAATTAGGCTTTAACTGGAATAGATTAATTATTCCCAGTCTTCACTTTGAAACAGTGAAGGAAAGCAGAAGAATCTATATGGGCTGTGAAAGCAGTGATGTTTCTGACAAGCTTAACTAGGTCTTTAACAGGAAATGTAACTAGATGTAAAATAATTGAGAATGCCACTGCAAATCAGTTCACTGAAACTTCAAAATGACCTGTAGGACATCACTGAGTTGTTTATAAAACCATATAATCTGAACAACAGGTTTGGTGGTGCTGCTTAGGGCTTTGCAAACTGTGGTAAGATTTATGCACAGGACAATTTCTGGCTTTTCAGCCAGTGTTGATGGAAAATATTAAGCCACTTTTAGCGCTGCTTTTACGTGAGCCATACCAACTGAAATACAACAGAAAAGTGGCTGATACAAACATTTATAGGAACTACAGCTCTTTAATTCAGTCTTGCATTCATTTTATGCAAGGTAGATGCTGGTATCACCAATGACATACAGTAGCCATAGTGATGCAAAACAAGGCAATAAATAGCATTTACAAACAAAGGATAAATTCTGTTCTGGTGGATGAGTCATCTACTCTGAACCTTAAAATTCTCATGTCAGTGAATTAAGACATACATTACTTCCCCTAGTTTTAATTAAGCACAAATATACCAGTGGGGGTAGGGGGGGAAGTGAAATCTGTTCTTGCATTTCTGTGAGAAAACTACATTTAGAGAAGATTAACTTAAATGTAGTGCTAAAGTACTACAGTCCCAGGACCACACTATGCTGATCTTTTTCCAGAGGCATGGAGCAAAAGCACAGATCACTTTCTGCTGCTTGTGATGGCACTAACAAGGTCAGTAACATACAGAGCAATATATAGCCTGACAAGTGCTAAACCACCTCCCATGGGAAAGGCCTCAGAAACAATGCATACACTTTTATTTTAGGTTTTGAACAGAGGGCAAAACTGACCTGTGAAATTCATGGGGAAAAACCAGTATCTGAATGCAGACCAGCTCCAGGACTCAAAAATGTGCAGCACTTATGGAAAATAGGCGAGTCATGTGATGCAAGGAAGTATTTCCTTAAGGACAGGGGCACAAACACGTTCTACAGGACAAGCTGAGCCATGGTTAGGAAGAGCTGTTACCTGAAGCAAGGCTCAGCCTGGGGGATTCTCAGACATGCAGTGAACCGAGGCTTGATCCTGCTCTCACCTCCCCGGCCAGGACAGGCAGCAAAGGGAATGCCAGCCAGAGCATGAGGCTCTGTGGAGGATAAGCAGCAAGTACAGGACAATGACAGAAGAGAGCACGTTACCTTCAATCACATCAACGGGTGTCACTTCCAAAAACTGTCCTTGCTGCCGGCGTCTGCGCCGCTGATGGAGTGTCGTGCAAACTCAGTCAAATCCTACAAGTGCCTGGAAGAGACAATACAGCAGAGTCAGCTTGTGACCAAAGGGACAACACTGGCAGGCACTGGTGTGAAAGAGTTCTGCCGAAAGCTCGCTGCAGAAAGTCCCATCGTGAAGGTCTGTATCGTTTTCTGTGCGAGGTGGGATTTGATCTTCATAGAGCACCTTGTGAATTACTGAGGCAATTAATGTACCAAAGCCAGCTAAAGCTAACTGAAAGCTAACCTCACAATCTGACTCTTTGTGATGCTAAACCTTATTCCTTAGTGTGAGTTACACAAAAACTGCTGAAACTGGGACACTCTGCAATCCTCCCATACAGAAATTGTATTGATAGTtggaaaattggaaaataaaaaatgtattccCTTATTTGGCAGGATCAGTTTGTTTAGTGAGAGACAGTTCTCTTGATCAATACACAAAGAAGACAACATATGCTCAAAGAAGGATCCATTAACATTGCATTACTGCACAGTTCTTTTGGAAGTCACAGGGGAAGTGATTTTTTTGAAAGATCTACTCCAATTTGAAGGTAATATGTTGACTGGTATCAAGACAGGGAGCCTGCTGAGCAGGGGTGAGGATCCCACCATTTCAAAGTGTGAATCACTGATTTCTGATGACTTCTCTGTCAGAAAGCCTTAGCTGATGAGCCTCAGGAGTTACAGTGCGTAAATATAGTCAGTATCTAGGCCAGAGATGATTTTCTGAGAAATTTGTTTAGCTCTACAGCTTTCCAAATATATATTCATGCCAGCCACAGCTATTTCCTTAGATGGGAAAATGGTGTTTTCAGTGAAGTGAATGGCACtagtatatatattttatatccTCCAGTGGTTTGGATTCCAGCCCAAATGATTAAACACATCTACCTGCTCTGGAAGCCTTCCTACCAAGATTTATTATACTGGATTAACTTCACACTGATTTTATTCAAAAACAGTGACAGAGGGAAGATTGTGTATTGCATTCTGGAGTTTCTTCTCGTGCCACAGGCCATGCTTATTGAAAATTAGGGAAGCAGGAAATCACTTCTCTATCCCCAGGATTCAATTCAGAAGGTTTAATTCTTGTCTGGCAATTCTCCTTCCTAACCAATGACCAAACCACCATCAGGGAAGCTAATGTTTTGTCCCTTAAAAATTCATGACTACACTCAATGCTTGTCTCTTATAAAAACAACAGAGCATCTGATACCATGCTATCCAATGCTCTGGGAAGAAGATTTTTATCCTATTACCCATTACAAAGCTGCTGCTATTAAACCTATGAAAATTCAGGTTGAATTTGTCTACCTTCAATGTTTCCTTCAGAAAAGACTGGATGTAATAAGAACAATTATTATACAGAGTAATTATTACACTGCCAATGTAATGTGGCAAAAGGGTGTAAGAGATAAGGAATCAGGCACCACATGGTCACTGGTTGGAATCCAAGCCAGGCCACTTTCTATGCGAAGTTATCTTCAGATGACTGGTTAGTTGATACAAGGACCTGTGCAGTACTGAATTAATTAAACCCACATCCATTGCTTTCCAGCCTCAGCAAAGGACTTCTGGATTTAACTGACCCAAGCCCAATCCCCTCTCTGGTGTTTTGGGCAACTCTGTCCTATGGTGCATGCAGTGTTGGACAGGGGATGTCAGCCCCTGCTGCTCAGCTA
This window of the Anomalospiza imberbis isolate Cuckoo-Finch-1a 21T00152 chromosome 6, ASM3175350v1, whole genome shotgun sequence genome carries:
- the LBHD2 gene encoding LBH domain-containing protein 2, with the protein product MTEVMNTREPVMEEFVLSQTPEEEGGPSSQAFPDSREKYPKLSKRLPSIVVEPTESGEVESGELRWPPEDLKSAEDKGLHGDQRVCVQQQQQQMDLEDTLAHPAQEVEDSTDTLESRTEENE